The following are encoded in a window of Periplaneta americana isolate PAMFEO1 chromosome 13, P.americana_PAMFEO1_priV1, whole genome shotgun sequence genomic DNA:
- the LOC138711946 gene encoding slit homolog 1 protein-like: protein MRNNRCLIVLWCSLLSGATRGKQLTDIMKAVVRRFILILAIMVSFSTQRAIPSCPVECTCWNIKNDWNLTLIAECKDRNLIYVPRTVSASNVNILLLSYNRIHELNVHDFKGYVNVFKLDIRNSAVTSIHSSTFHEMKHLKSIDISNNNLGYISPRIFEENTELENVSLSNNPLSMIQLNSPILISSSITFLDLSRSKITKLYPESFSNLTSLKFLDLSSNRIKDISQDTAVSLLRISQVNFNNNLFKCRPHFKRLVCSLYGKSGSQASLLMCELKTGHRRVFSPSDQEKMCQKYISRSESPKFNETTSSVVEIFFPIILLTTAVDHSDGSTLPMKYAPLENISIETSYNTSAIEESSEDDSIPDHSSTKLFSFPTIPTPTTNATILSHDNMSSGFALIIIICIVSTILLLLCVILLYRRIKVKNNSSRKERDKFNWYNSERFLIYDKGAISDNSHNDE, encoded by the coding sequence GCTCACCGACATTATGAAGGCCGTAGTGAGGAGATTTATCCTGATTCTTGCAATTATGGTGTCATTTTCTACGCAACGTGCAATTCCTTCCTGTCCAGTCGAATGTACTTGTTGGAATATTAAAAATGACTGGAATCTAACTTTAATTGCTGAGTGCAAAGACAGAAATCTCATTTACGTTCCAAGAACTGTATCTGCTTCCAATGTGAATATCCTACTACTCTCCTACAACCGAATACACGAGCTGAATGTTCATGATTTTAAAGGCTACGTCAACGTGTTCAAACTGGACATAAGGAACTCTGCAGTGACAAGCATTCATTCCTCGACATTTCATGAGATGAAACATCTGAAAAGCATCGACATCTCTAACAATAACTTAGGATACATCTCGCCACGGATATTTGAAGAGAATACAGAACTGGAAAATGTGTCATTAAGCAATAATCCACTTTCAATGATACAACTCAACTCTCCGATCCTAATATCAAGCTCAATCACATTTCTCGATCTCAGTCGCAGCAAAATCACAAAATTATACCCAGAAAGTTTTTCAAATCTCACTAGCTTGAAATTCTTGGACCTAAGCAGCAATCGTATAAAAGACATATCTCAAGACACTGCTGTGTCACTATTACGCATCAGTCAAGTCAACTTCAACAACAATTTATTTAAGTGTCGTCCTCATTTTAAAAGACTAGTTTGTTCCTTGTATGGGAAGTCAGGTTCTCAAGCTTCTCTCCTAATGTGCGAATTGAAAACAGGGCACAGAAGAGTGTTCAGCCCTTCAGATCAAGAAAAAATGTGTCAAAAATATATCTCTAGATCAGAATCACCCAAGTTTAACGAAACCACCTCATCAGTTGTAGAAATCTTCTTTCCCATTATCCTTCTAACTACTGCTGTTGACCATTCTGACGGATCAACACTACCTATGAAATACGCTCCACTGGAAAATATTTCTATTGAAACTAGTTACAATACTTCAGCAATTGAAGAATCATCTGAAGATGATAGTATACCTGACCATTCCTCCACTAAACTCTTCTCGTTTCCAACCATACCTACACCAACTACTAACGCAACTATTCTGAGTCATGACAATATGTCTAGTGGATttgcattaataattataatttgtattgtaTCGACAATTTTACTTTTGTTATGTGTGATTCTATTATACAGACGtataaaagtgaaaaataacTCAAGCAGAAAAGAAAGGGATAAATTCAACTGGTATAATTCAGAACGTTTCTTAATCTATGATAAGGGTGCAATATCAGATAACTCTCACAATGACGAATAG